In a genomic window of Geoalkalibacter sp.:
- a CDS encoding multicopper oxidase domain-containing protein — MAEIIPRDLGTPINQVDPFVDPDFAEFMIPPDTTAIFLDLEDPAANATNSRAHRLFRPSLVAGLTLGPPPADPDNPQGIQVGFLPTPDAYTGPDPVVLYDRRGLHDLQLNVPGLGQVEVWSFRANETNEAIWPATPIRVREGRVVKTLMNNRRGPHTIHHHGIEPTAANDGVGHLTFDVGGGVLYNYQWKAKEAGTYFYHCHVNTVLHFEMGMYGLLIIDPDVDGAPFTSGGPGMTYQGNTLVDYHKEAFWVVDDIDRRWHANAVHGHSQDAGIRAGEFMRINDARNPRLHDFNPEVFVVSGVPAQWSAGRTLPNALVALDPGGQGSVVTPRVQRGQKLLVRALNASYTTTRWRFDSRLNGTVIAADARTLGREPFGRYSRPFSLASINHRFQLTTAQRWDILIDTTGLQAGNYDTEIGFYHWITDNHIQTIRTRIIVE, encoded by the coding sequence ATGGCAGAAATCATTCCCCGCGACCTAGGTACCCCGATCAATCAGGTTGATCCCTTCGTCGATCCGGATTTCGCGGAATTCATGATTCCGCCGGACACGACGGCGATTTTTTTGGATTTGGAAGATCCTGCGGCCAATGCCACGAACAGTCGCGCGCATCGCCTTTTTCGGCCGTCGTTGGTCGCTGGGCTCACCCTTGGCCCACCGCCTGCCGATCCTGATAATCCCCAGGGCATACAAGTCGGGTTTTTGCCGACGCCGGATGCCTATACGGGGCCGGATCCGGTAGTCCTTTATGATCGGCGCGGCCTGCATGACCTGCAGTTGAACGTGCCGGGTCTCGGACAGGTCGAGGTCTGGAGCTTTCGCGCCAACGAAACGAACGAAGCCATCTGGCCGGCGACCCCCATCCGCGTGCGCGAGGGGCGGGTGGTCAAAACCCTCATGAACAATCGGCGCGGGCCGCACACCATTCACCACCACGGCATCGAACCGACGGCGGCCAACGACGGCGTGGGGCATCTGACCTTCGACGTGGGCGGCGGGGTGCTCTACAACTACCAATGGAAAGCCAAGGAGGCGGGCACCTATTTCTACCATTGCCACGTCAACACCGTGCTGCATTTCGAGATGGGCATGTACGGCCTGCTGATCATCGATCCGGATGTGGATGGCGCCCCCTTCACCAGTGGGGGACCCGGCATGACCTATCAGGGCAACACCCTGGTCGATTATCACAAGGAAGCCTTCTGGGTGGTGGACGACATCGATCGGCGCTGGCATGCCAATGCCGTTCACGGCCACAGCCAGGACGCGGGGATTCGGGCTGGTGAATTTATGCGCATCAACGACGCCCGTAACCCACGCCTGCATGACTTCAACCCCGAGGTGTTCGTGGTCTCGGGTGTGCCGGCCCAGTGGAGCGCGGGCCGCACCTTGCCGAACGCCCTGGTGGCTCTTGACCCCGGTGGTCAAGGCTCCGTCGTCACCCCGCGCGTCCAGCGTGGCCAGAAACTGTTGGTGCGCGCCCTCAACGCCAGCTACACCACCACCCGTTGGCGCTTCGACAGCCGACTCAACGGCACGGTCATCGCCGCCGACGCGCGCACCCTGGGGCGCGAGCCCTTCGGGCGCTACTCCCGGCCCTTCAGTCTGGCGAGCATCAACCATCGGTTCCAACTGACCACCGCGCAGCGCTGGGACATCCTCATCGACACCACCGGCCTGCAAGCGGGCAACTACGACACGGAAATCGGCTTCTATCACTGGATCACCGACAATCACATCCAGACCATCAGGACGCGCATCATCGTCGAGTAA
- a CDS encoding CHRD domain-containing protein codes for MAVFFLATAAGAALEAVSGLQDGDPPELTAVSAGGDRNQVAVSLAHGFPLWYEDANGLKLELCLERTVNLVGGGTATPCLIEGGAAFPISFPNNFLSESFYWLAAADAVWQSSIPGLVGQGDMLLEMAQEATFANLGQTPVDGEQLVFARIRVRINVPVNGTYRVTHPFGTFDYVINNAPQTGREINQTQDIGADLALDFLASLNDGPLPDVPPGFVPSVNDGIVNDGGASIGPFLERSPAARIFDVNGNQYLTNPGTELIPFRVPITPGLKGVDYFELTLVTPGNNAPADFQLNPANLGDPQTIRLTQFQVVGKVFDDGSNLMPVAVDDFAATAPGQAVLVDVLANDFDRTAERTAGNTHDLNPQAVALVHPVSGDLVIVQGTDGQQGVPTAEGNRVRRVTDLPTGRARLLFTPRPGFVGSDSFEYVVQDKGGLISEAATVRITVEDLRVERAEYRPRLGKWHLSGTSSDVAANQIDVYGGPRALLSGAALVPPVTGDTGGAVSLRLGQTGIDYQLRLDPLPASEVQEIHIRVGAPDANGPIIFYLYDFLFDPTFTGTFSDRLVPSQLLSRPAQGIVTFADALAAIAAGNTYVSVHTADHPAGEARGQIEQPLIGSAPVDAEGHWSFTGKSPASPGALPSISAESSNGIRVLSVPLRLR; via the coding sequence TTGGCCGTTTTTTTCTTGGCGACGGCGGCCGGCGCGGCGCTTGAGGCGGTTTCGGGGTTGCAGGACGGTGATCCGCCCGAGCTCACGGCCGTTTCGGCAGGTGGCGACCGCAATCAGGTGGCGGTCAGCCTGGCGCATGGCTTCCCTCTCTGGTACGAGGACGCCAACGGCCTCAAGCTTGAGCTGTGCCTCGAACGCACGGTCAATCTGGTGGGTGGCGGCACGGCCACACCCTGTCTCATCGAAGGCGGGGCGGCTTTCCCGATCTCCTTCCCCAACAATTTCCTCTCGGAATCCTTTTACTGGCTGGCGGCGGCCGATGCCGTCTGGCAAAGCAGCATACCCGGACTGGTCGGCCAGGGCGACATGCTATTGGAGATGGCCCAGGAAGCGACCTTCGCCAATCTCGGCCAGACTCCCGTGGATGGTGAGCAATTGGTGTTCGCCCGCATCCGCGTGCGCATCAACGTGCCGGTCAACGGGACTTATCGGGTCACTCATCCCTTCGGCACTTTTGACTATGTCATCAACAACGCGCCGCAGACCGGCCGGGAGATCAACCAGACGCAGGACATCGGCGCCGATCTGGCCCTGGATTTCCTCGCGTCGCTGAATGATGGTCCGTTGCCCGACGTGCCGCCCGGTTTCGTTCCCTCGGTCAACGACGGCATCGTCAACGATGGCGGCGCAAGCATCGGTCCTTTTCTCGAACGCTCCCCGGCCGCGCGCATCTTCGATGTCAACGGCAACCAGTACCTGACCAACCCCGGCACCGAGCTCATTCCTTTTCGGGTGCCGATCACCCCCGGGCTCAAAGGCGTTGATTACTTCGAGTTGACCCTTGTCACTCCCGGAAACAACGCGCCGGCCGACTTTCAGCTCAATCCCGCCAATTTGGGCGATCCCCAGACCATTCGCCTGACGCAGTTCCAGGTGGTGGGTAAGGTGTTTGACGACGGGTCCAATCTGATGCCGGTGGCGGTGGACGACTTTGCCGCGACGGCGCCGGGGCAGGCGGTGCTCGTCGATGTTTTGGCCAACGATTTCGATCGGACTGCCGAAAGAACCGCCGGCAACACCCATGATCTCAACCCGCAGGCGGTGGCGCTGGTGCATCCCGTGAGCGGCGATCTGGTGATCGTTCAGGGCACCGATGGCCAGCAGGGCGTGCCGACGGCAGAGGGCAATCGGGTGCGGCGCGTCACCGATCTGCCCACGGGGCGCGCGCGTCTGCTTTTCACGCCGCGGCCGGGCTTTGTCGGTTCCGACAGCTTTGAGTACGTGGTGCAGGACAAGGGCGGGCTGATTTCGGAAGCGGCGACGGTGAGGATTACGGTGGAAGATCTGCGGGTTGAGCGCGCCGAATACCGGCCGCGTCTCGGCAAGTGGCATCTGAGCGGCACCAGCTCCGATGTCGCCGCCAACCAGATCGATGTCTACGGCGGGCCGCGCGCTCTGCTGAGCGGCGCCGCGCTGGTGCCGCCCGTGACCGGCGACACCGGCGGCGCGGTGAGCCTGCGCCTGGGGCAGACGGGCATCGATTATCAGCTGCGCCTCGATCCGCTGCCCGCTTCGGAGGTGCAAGAGATTCACATTCGCGTCGGCGCGCCCGATGCAAACGGACCGATCATTTTCTACCTGTACGATTTTCTGTTCGATCCGACGTTCACAGGCACCTTCAGCGACAGGCTGGTTCCCTCGCAGCTCTTGTCTCGGCCCGCGCAGGGCATCGTGACCTTTGCCGATGCCCTTGCGGCCATCGCGGCGGGCAATACCTATGTCAGCGTCCATACCGCCGATCATCCGGCGGGCGAGGCGCGCGGTCAGATCGAGCAGCCGCTCATCGGCTCGGCGCCCGTCGATGCCGAAGGCCATTGGAGTTTTACCGGAAAGTCGCCGGCCAGCCCCGGTGCCCTGCCCAGCATCAGCGCCGAGTCGAGTAACGGCATCCGGGTGCTGAGCGTGCCCCTGCGGCTGCGCTAG
- a CDS encoding cytochrome-c peroxidase, which produces MTEYKQRENLGWRYLAALLVLGGALLVAKPAPAQTPGPLSAVPVPKPANLDRFVADEQAAIRLGKALFWDMQVGSDGMTACASCHFHAGTDNRLHNTLHPGPDGTFDEGSRVNDRLSLDDFPFVAFEDDTDRFSPMIRDRDDRVGAQGVPRTRFLGVIEGQADEPGRHVRDATFERNARNVRQVTNRSTPTVINAVFNFANFWDGRANHFFNGVDPFGVQNPGARVYINTANGLSELDLTSNPLYLLDNASLASQSVGPPRDTREMSWVGRQWPDIGRKMLSLQPLGKQAVHPQDSVLGLIANARTTPGAQGLNATYAAMIQQAFRPEFWNGVARIEGYTQMERNFSLYFGLSVMLYQATLVSDDTPFDRFVAGDALALSESAQRGLNRFQSGGVGCLNCHVGSEFTGASVTVARDPAEAGLIEIMNMGDGGPASYDIGFYNIAVSRFEDDPGRGGVDPFGNPLSFSEQRQALNRGETLGFDQRFVPDEGCVPDLFAEAAPLICPPNLGDIERVSVQGAFKTPGLRNIELTGPYMHNGSMATLMQVMDFYNRGGNFHEHNIDFLDPFIIALGLTEEEQINLVDFMLALTDERVRWERAPFDHPQLFIVDGHEEQFTGNPKRSRVLVDRIREIPAIGRFGREVEGLGPLKPFLADDLEGEELANFHYRP; this is translated from the coding sequence ATGACAGAGTACAAACAACGCGAAAATTTAGGTTGGCGATACCTGGCGGCCCTGCTGGTGCTGGGGGGCGCTTTGCTGGTCGCCAAACCGGCGCCGGCGCAAACGCCGGGACCGCTGAGCGCGGTGCCGGTGCCCAAGCCGGCCAACCTCGATCGGTTCGTGGCCGATGAGCAGGCCGCCATTCGGCTGGGCAAGGCGCTGTTCTGGGACATGCAGGTCGGCAGCGACGGCATGACGGCCTGCGCCTCCTGCCATTTCCACGCGGGCACCGACAACCGTCTGCACAACACGCTGCATCCGGGGCCGGACGGCACCTTTGACGAGGGCAGCCGCGTCAACGACCGCTTGTCCCTCGATGATTTTCCCTTCGTGGCCTTCGAGGACGACACGGATCGCTTCTCTCCCATGATTCGCGATCGCGATGATCGGGTCGGCGCTCAGGGCGTGCCGCGCACCCGCTTCCTCGGCGTCATCGAGGGCCAGGCCGACGAACCGGGGCGCCATGTGCGCGACGCGACCTTCGAGCGCAACGCCCGCAACGTGCGTCAGGTGACCAACCGCAGCACGCCCACGGTGATCAACGCCGTGTTCAACTTCGCCAATTTCTGGGACGGCCGCGCCAATCACTTCTTTAACGGTGTCGATCCCTTCGGCGTGCAGAACCCAGGCGCGCGTGTCTACATCAACACCGCCAACGGGCTGTCTGAGCTCGATCTGACCAGCAACCCCCTCTATCTCCTCGACAATGCCAGCCTCGCCTCTCAGTCGGTGGGTCCGCCGCGCGACACCCGCGAAATGTCGTGGGTCGGCCGGCAATGGCCCGATATCGGCCGCAAGATGCTCAGCCTGCAACCCCTGGGCAAGCAGGCGGTGCATCCCCAGGACAGCGTGCTGGGTTTGATCGCCAACGCGCGCACCACCCCCGGCGCCCAGGGTCTCAACGCCACCTACGCCGCCATGATTCAGCAGGCCTTTCGCCCGGAATTCTGGAACGGCGTCGCCCGCATCGAGGGCTACACCCAGATGGAGCGCAACTTCTCCCTGTACTTCGGCCTCTCGGTCATGCTCTATCAGGCGACCCTGGTGTCGGATGACACGCCCTTTGACCGCTTCGTCGCCGGCGATGCCCTGGCCCTGTCGGAAAGCGCCCAGCGCGGCCTCAACCGCTTCCAGTCGGGCGGGGTGGGCTGCCTCAACTGCCATGTTGGCTCGGAATTCACCGGCGCCAGCGTGACCGTGGCGCGCGATCCCGCCGAGGCCGGTCTGATCGAAATCATGAACATGGGCGATGGCGGCCCGGCCTCTTATGACATCGGGTTTTACAACATTGCCGTTTCGCGGTTCGAGGATGATCCGGGGCGCGGGGGTGTGGATCCCTTCGGCAATCCGCTGTCTTTCTCCGAGCAGCGCCAGGCGCTGAATCGTGGAGAAACCCTGGGTTTCGATCAGCGCTTCGTGCCCGATGAAGGCTGCGTGCCCGATCTGTTTGCCGAAGCCGCGCCGCTGATCTGCCCCCCCAATCTTGGCGACATCGAGCGCGTGTCCGTCCAAGGCGCCTTCAAGACCCCGGGCCTGCGCAATATCGAGTTGACCGGCCCCTACATGCACAACGGCAGCATGGCCACGCTCATGCAGGTGATGGATTTCTACAATCGCGGCGGCAACTTTCACGAGCACAACATCGATTTTCTCGATCCGTTTATCATTGCGCTGGGCCTGACGGAAGAAGAGCAGATCAACCTCGTCGATTTCATGCTCGCCTTGACCGATGAGCGGGTGCGCTGGGAGCGGGCACCCTTCGACCATCCGCAACTGTTCATCGTCGACGGCCACGAGGAGCAGTTTACCGGCAACCCCAAGCGCAGCCGCGTGCTGGTCGATCGCATCCGCGAGATTCCGGCGATCGGGCGCTTCGGCCGCGAGGTCGAGGGACTGGGGCCCCTCAAGCCCTTCCTGGCGGATGATCTGGAAGGCGAGGAGCTGGCGAATTTCCACTACCGGCCCTGA
- a CDS encoding Ig-like domain-containing protein codes for MVKRLRLMFLMAVLGLAWAATPAWSVVTPGPTIEPHGYPQFYTDTNPAGALSLELCLENTAMCFFDPVEQGNAFSEANGFGPEAFWFLAEAEMDVPSSPDRPDRPGRAILVLGLEAAFGGDEAVQDGNQVAFGRVRIRIDTAQPGDYRVTHPYGVTEFLGVGAGRRAINYTQDIGGVNPGNPGTAFSGAGASPITQFLTWPNYQNEPSLKIEVPVLDGDGNPVLGEGGVPLTRTEQYIGHPGVGHVVVGSPLGTNFFRIEYRPNAQANYAPYAETNLFAVHGRVYSGIPGTPKTEYANVPEKRLLAVGPVNRDVAYSQEMFGTSTDGEITPEFFPGYPKGFPLWYEENLGTLDAPEGGLRLTLCPGGNPMCISDPIDPLNAGSRALNVGGEAFWWSAFAAINGVQGVTATLDLALEGAFGGDEAIKDGNQISFGRVRIRIDTPTAGTYTVNHPYGEIVFANVPAGGGAINYTQDIGGVNPFDPDVAFEGALYSAIGPTLLVWPDFANRDPEFLSANPQYVTLQQKFDPDDPESPMVQYVGDPGTPHVVTGGREGNIFRVRGPGGIDVSTNLFAVSGKVFDELTFEGVVPPDTMPVANADTATTIGTAPVEINVLANDTLTGVLIADFPGGANVTVAVAGAPANGTAVVGNNRVTYSADANFQGNDVFTYTVTNNETQEVSAPGTVTVTVLPPEDMDVSRARFNSRNLRWDIRGTGNATAEGKTVSVRLNSASGAEIGTATVINGRWTLRATATTAPPPAGAVQIYLVSSSGGEPFGPFNVQAR; via the coding sequence ATGGTCAAGAGATTACGCTTGATGTTTCTGATGGCGGTGCTGGGCCTGGCTTGGGCGGCGACGCCTGCGTGGTCGGTTGTAACGCCCGGCCCAACAATTGAGCCGCACGGCTACCCTCAATTCTACACGGACACCAATCCTGCAGGAGCTTTGAGCCTGGAGTTGTGCCTGGAAAACACGGCCATGTGCTTTTTTGATCCTGTGGAGCAAGGCAACGCATTTTCCGAAGCAAACGGGTTCGGCCCAGAGGCCTTTTGGTTTCTCGCTGAAGCAGAAATGGACGTCCCGTCCTCTCCTGATCGCCCTGACCGTCCCGGGCGCGCCATTCTGGTGCTGGGTCTTGAGGCTGCTTTCGGTGGTGACGAGGCTGTGCAGGATGGGAACCAGGTCGCATTTGGTCGTGTTCGCATCCGCATCGACACGGCACAGCCTGGCGATTACCGTGTGACCCATCCTTATGGAGTGACGGAGTTTTTGGGCGTAGGCGCGGGCCGCCGGGCCATCAACTACACCCAGGATATCGGCGGAGTCAACCCTGGCAATCCGGGAACCGCTTTCAGCGGAGCGGGAGCCAGCCCTATCACGCAATTCCTGACTTGGCCCAATTATCAAAATGAACCTTCTCTCAAAATTGAGGTGCCGGTACTTGATGGTGACGGCAATCCTGTTCTGGGCGAAGGTGGGGTGCCTCTGACAAGGACCGAACAGTATATCGGCCATCCTGGTGTCGGACACGTTGTGGTGGGCAGCCCGCTCGGGACCAACTTTTTCAGGATCGAATACCGACCCAATGCGCAAGCGAATTACGCGCCTTACGCGGAAACCAATCTTTTCGCGGTGCATGGCCGGGTTTATAGCGGGATTCCCGGTACCCCCAAGACTGAGTATGCCAATGTCCCAGAAAAAAGACTTCTCGCTGTCGGCCCGGTAAATCGCGATGTTGCCTATTCTCAGGAAATGTTCGGGACTTCGACGGATGGTGAAATCACCCCTGAATTTTTCCCTGGTTATCCCAAGGGGTTTCCTCTCTGGTACGAGGAAAATCTCGGCACCCTTGACGCGCCTGAAGGGGGCCTGAGGCTGACTCTTTGCCCGGGTGGAAATCCCATGTGCATCTCCGACCCCATCGACCCCCTGAATGCCGGCTCACGTGCTCTGAATGTGGGTGGCGAAGCCTTCTGGTGGAGTGCTTTTGCAGCGATCAACGGCGTGCAGGGCGTGACCGCGACCCTTGATCTGGCTCTTGAAGGCGCTTTTGGCGGCGATGAAGCCATCAAAGACGGCAATCAGATCAGCTTCGGGCGGGTACGTATTCGCATTGACACACCGACTGCGGGTACCTACACAGTCAATCATCCTTATGGTGAAATTGTGTTTGCCAATGTTCCGGCCGGTGGCGGGGCAATCAACTATACCCAAGACATCGGTGGCGTGAATCCCTTTGATCCGGATGTCGCTTTTGAGGGGGCTCTTTACAGCGCCATTGGGCCTACCCTTTTGGTCTGGCCGGACTTTGCCAATCGGGATCCGGAGTTTCTTTCGGCAAATCCCCAATATGTGACATTGCAGCAAAAATTTGATCCGGATGACCCGGAGTCCCCCATGGTTCAGTATGTTGGCGATCCGGGTACGCCTCATGTGGTAACCGGCGGCCGCGAAGGAAACATCTTCCGCGTGCGCGGCCCTGGCGGTATCGATGTCAGCACCAATCTGTTCGCCGTCTCGGGCAAGGTCTTTGACGAATTGACCTTTGAGGGTGTGGTTCCGCCCGACACCATGCCGGTCGCCAACGCGGATACGGCTACGACCATCGGAACGGCTCCGGTGGAAATCAATGTGTTGGCGAATGATACCCTCACCGGCGTCCTCATTGCGGATTTCCCTGGTGGGGCGAATGTGACCGTCGCGGTTGCCGGCGCTCCTGCGAATGGCACGGCGGTAGTCGGGAATAACAGGGTGACTTATTCTGCCGATGCGAACTTCCAAGGCAACGATGTCTTCACCTACACCGTGACGAACAATGAGACCCAAGAGGTCTCCGCGCCCGGCACGGTGACCGTGACCGTGCTTCCGCCGGAGGATATGGACGTTAGCCGTGCTCGCTTCAATTCGCGTAATTTGCGTTGGGACATTCGCGGAACGGGCAACGCCACCGCAGAGGGCAAAACGGTGAGTGTCCGGCTGAATAGCGCATCGGGTGCCGAGATCGGCACGGCCACCGTGATCAACGGTCGATGGACGCTGC
- a CDS encoding multicopper oxidase domain-containing protein produces MKRREFIKFSACGLSVVAVGSVAQWPGFWPGGKAWASSSHDEMLELEMVEAMAEMVDGVRVPMWAFKLASALPGFTDTRTLARIPGPAIFAMEGDHVQLHISNDIRQGGRHGFAIPGVMLQVDGRQVERVEIARGDDVHIEFHAPAPGTYMYLDPFNAPVNRVMGLHGALVVLPNPLNNRTPFADPTNEVRLLFNHLGTTEHFPGHPWDPARNAVWVFNTVDPVKNALAAANDTAIAPSNFLGGYLPQYFTINGKSGFFGSQHHHTTPDGGDNGDHDDDHDHAGDRRAFDLAANISIRGRVGQPIVIRNLNAGLMWHSPHIHGNHVYPLSHADVRLDAVNGVTVAGERRILDNLLMVDTWAIPPATMEDVLLTYIAPPDIPSNFWARVAAGTNEELLPLFYPMHDHNEISNTAAGGNYPHGLTTHWQIDEPFDPTDVFSGVISVTRARLRVKTGRLELEGLYSAPGSGGVVILDVHAGGASGPLITDHVPVDGQGRWSYRGRALKALGSNLVTIMFHDPVNRSTVHAGRTVRLELR; encoded by the coding sequence ATGAAACGCAGAGAGTTTATCAAATTCAGCGCCTGCGGCCTTTCGGTGGTGGCGGTCGGCAGCGTGGCGCAGTGGCCGGGATTCTGGCCGGGCGGCAAGGCTTGGGCGTCGTCCAGCCATGACGAAATGCTCGAACTCGAAATGGTCGAGGCCATGGCCGAAATGGTCGACGGCGTGCGGGTGCCCATGTGGGCGTTCAAGCTGGCGAGCGCGCTGCCCGGTTTCACGGATACGCGCACCCTGGCGCGCATTCCCGGACCGGCGATCTTTGCCATGGAAGGCGACCACGTGCAACTGCACATCAGCAACGACATTCGTCAGGGCGGTCGGCACGGTTTTGCCATCCCCGGCGTGATGTTGCAGGTTGACGGCCGGCAGGTCGAGCGGGTGGAGATTGCCCGCGGCGACGACGTGCATATCGAGTTTCACGCACCGGCGCCCGGCACCTACATGTATCTCGATCCCTTCAACGCGCCGGTCAACCGCGTCATGGGCCTGCACGGGGCGCTGGTGGTGCTGCCCAACCCGCTGAACAACCGCACGCCCTTCGCCGATCCCACCAACGAAGTGCGGCTGCTGTTCAATCACCTGGGCACCACCGAGCACTTCCCCGGTCACCCCTGGGATCCGGCGCGAAACGCCGTATGGGTGTTCAATACCGTCGACCCGGTGAAAAATGCCCTGGCGGCGGCCAATGACACCGCCATCGCACCTTCGAACTTCCTCGGCGGCTATCTGCCCCAGTACTTCACCATCAACGGCAAGAGCGGCTTCTTCGGCTCCCAGCACCACCACACCACGCCCGATGGCGGGGACAACGGCGATCACGACGACGACCACGACCACGCGGGTGATCGCCGCGCCTTCGACCTGGCGGCCAACATCTCCATTCGCGGCCGGGTCGGGCAGCCCATCGTCATCCGCAATCTCAACGCCGGGCTCATGTGGCACTCACCGCACATCCACGGCAACCACGTCTATCCCCTGAGCCATGCCGACGTGCGCCTCGACGCCGTCAACGGCGTGACCGTCGCCGGTGAGCGGCGCATCCTCGACAACCTACTCATGGTCGATACCTGGGCCATACCGCCGGCCACCATGGAAGATGTGCTGCTGACCTACATCGCGCCGCCGGACATTCCGTCCAATTTCTGGGCGCGGGTCGCCGCCGGCACCAACGAGGAACTGCTGCCCCTTTTCTACCCCATGCACGACCACAACGAGATCTCCAACACGGCCGCGGGAGGCAACTACCCCCATGGGCTGACGACCCACTGGCAGATCGATGAACCTTTCGATCCCACGGATGTCTTCTCCGGGGTGATTTCCGTGACCCGGGCGCGCCTGCGGGTGAAAACCGGTCGGCTGGAGCTCGAAGGCCTGTATTCCGCGCCGGGCAGCGGCGGCGTGGTGATTCTCGATGTGCATGCCGGCGGGGCAAGCGGCCCCCTGATCACCGATCACGTCCCCGTCGACGGCCAGGGCCGCTGGTCTTATCGCGGCCGGGCGCTCAAGGCGCTGGGCAGCAATCTGGTGACGATCATGTTTCACGATCCAGTCAATCGTTCCACCGTGCATGCCGGTCGCACCGTGCGTCTCGAACTGCGCTGA